ATTTGCACTAACTGAATAATATTCAGAATTGTGTGTTTTTTCTCTAAAGCTTAATTGGCGACGATAATGCTCATCATGATCTTTAGCTAAAACCCATGGGCTATATTTTAATAAAGTATTAAACTCCCAATTATTATATTTATATTGAATTTTACTACCTATATAAGGAACACTGAATTCTTGTTTATAATCAATTCCTGGCGTTAATGGAAAATTGCCTTCAGCAGCCTGGCAATTATTTCCACCTTCATTAATACATTGCCGCCTATAATCATAATAGCCGCCTATTGTGGTCCAATGAAACTGCGCTTGCTGATATCCTATAACACCAGCTACTTTAAAACTGTTATTTTTCAGCAACCAAATATAAGAATTAATATTAAACTCATTTGCATAATTAAGTGGGGTTTTTGGACTATAGCTCCAGCGTGTCCAATGCGTTTGCTTCGGATTTTCCCAATCAAAATCATTCATCGTTGAATTTCTTGGCCCTAAAGTCATCCATCCATTTGCTTCGAATGTTAACCAAGCGCTAACATCCCAAGAAATACTGCCTTTAATAATGGGTGTATTTTTAATTTCCCAATCAAGTTGACTAAGTTTTCGACCATCTTCTCCATAAACATACTCATTAGCTCGGCCCGCCAACCAACCCAATGCAACATTTAACGATAAATTATCGGAAAATAAATTTTCATCTTGATAGGATGGTGATGCATTAGAAACAGTAGACCAGAATGCAGCCGCTATTGTTAGAAATAGTGTAATTAATTTAATATATTTTTATTTTTTTATTAATTTAAAAGTCAAGCGAAAATTAATATATATAAAATAAAATTTTATTCAACTACCGCATTTGTTTTTAATTTCATATTTTCTTTAGCGTATTGCATCAATCCGCCACGAAAAGGCGCAAAGCCTGTACCAAAAACCATCCCAGCATCCAGTAAATCAATATCTTCAACCACATGTTCCTGTAAACATTTCTTTGCTTCTTCTATCATCGGATCAATCATGCGATCAATTAAATTCTCTGCTACTTTGTAATCATCTGGAATCTTTTCTTTAATTGCTTGCCCTTTTTTATTGTAACGATAAAACCCTTGTTTGGTTTTTTTTCCTAAACGTTTGCTCGCCACCATTTTTTCTAAACCTTCTGGCAAGGGCGTTTGTAACGCTTGATGCAGAATTTTTGCCACCGCCAAACAAATATCTAAACCCACTGTGTCCGCTAACTCTAAAGGCCCCATTGGCATACCAAAATCCAGTGCCGCTTTATCAATCACTGGCGCAGGAATACCTTTTTCCAACAACAATACCGCATGCAATAAATAAGGCATTAATAAACGATTGACTAAAAATCCAGGTGAGCTTTTTACGGGTAATGGCAATCGATTGATTTGATGAACAAATGCTAAAGCTTTTTGAATCACTTCGGGTGCGTTTATTTTAGATTGTACGACCTCGACCAAAGGCATTTTGGCAACTGGATTAAAAAAATGTAACCCAATTAAGCGTTCGGGCTGTTTTAAACCTTGTTGAATGTCTTCTAATACAATACTGGAAGTATTGGTTGCTAAAATCGTATCCGGCTTAACTTGTGCTTCTAATTGGCGAAATAAATTCTGTTTTACTGTTAAATCTTCAAACACCGCTTCAATCACTAAATCGGCACGACGAATACCATAACCCGCCACATCGGGAAATAATCTATCCATTGCCATTTGAATAGCACGCGGTTTTTTTAAACGTTTTTTAAATAAAGTATATGCTCGCCCTATAGCCGGTGCTAAATATTTAGGTTCCCTATCCTGTAAGGTGACAAAAATACCTTGCAATGCACACCAAGCGGCAATATCACCGCCCATCGTACCGGCCCCTACCACATGAACATGTTTAAAAGTCCCGGTATATTTTTTACCAAGCCGGCTTAAACGTTCTCGTAAAAAATAAATATGAATTAAATGACGTGCAGTGGGTGTCATCGCTAATTGACTTAAGGATTCCGCTTCATCCAAAAATGCTTTATCGGATACGCCGACTTTTCGCCAATGCGCTAACATTTGATAAGGCGCTGGATAATGTTGTGGATTTACCTTGGCCACTAAACCACGATGAAAAATGCTAGCAATTCCATTTCTTACCCATGCAAGGTTACTTAAATTTTTCCAACTAAATCCCGCTGATCGTTTTTGCAAATGGGCATAATATAAAGCAGCTACTTCAGCATGTCGTTCGGGAACAACACAATCCACTAACCCCACTTTAGCCGCCGCTTGAGCAGACAACATTTTTCCGGTTAACATTAATTGCAGTGCATTAACAGCGCCCAATAAACGAGGTAACCGAACGGTACCCCCCCAACCCGGATGAATACCTAATCTCACTTCGGGTAATCCAAAACGAGTCTGTGGATTATCAATAGCAATACGATAACGACAAGCTAGCGCTAGCTCCAAACCACCCCCTAAACAAAACCCTTTGATTAACACAACGGTAGGTATTTTTAGAGCAGCCAATTGATCAAACACTAATTGACCTTGGCGAATAAAATCAAAGACTTCTTTTTCACTGGTTAAAAAACTGATGGTTTGAATATCAGCGCCGACAATAAAGCTATTCGGTTTGCCCGATGTAATAATCAAACCATGAATAGACTTATCTTCTGCAATATCGGTTAATAATCCCGCTAATTCGACTAATACATTTTTGTCGATTGTATTCACAGCACTATTTTTTTTATCAAAATAAAGCCAAGTAATATTTTCCTTCTGTTCAAGTCGCCAATGTTGCGTATTTTTTTCCATCATGCCGCTCCTTTTGCACTAGCTACATTTTCAAGTAAAAGTGCACCACCCTGCCCACCGCCGATACACAAGGTTGCTATACCTAAACGCGCTTGTTTTCGTTTTAAAATATGCGCTAGATGCAAAACAATTCGTGCACCACTGGCGCCTACCGGATGACCCATGGCAATCGCACCACCATCAATATTAATAGTCGATGGATCAAGTTCGCCTAATGCCTGAGATAACCCTAATTCTGTTTTACAATACTCACTGTCTTTCCAAGCTGCTAAGCAAGCCAACACTTGACCTGCAAAAGCTTCATTAATTTCCCAAAAATTAATGGCGTTAAAAGCAAGTTGCTGTTTTTTTAATAAGATGGAAACTGCATGCACCGGGCCCAAACCCATTTCACTGGGATCAACCGCCGCCCATGCGACATCGACAATGCGTGCCAATATCGGCAAGCGGTATTGCTGCACAGCTTTTTCGCTGGCTAAAATTAAAAAAGCCGCACCATCCGTCACCTGAGAACTATTACCCGGCGTCACTAAACCAAAAGGTTTATCAAAAAAAGGTTTTAAGCTGCTAAGTTTTTCTAAACTGCTATCCCTACGCAAACCATTATCATACGCATAATAATGATTATCTTCGTCGTAAATGGCATTGATTTCGTCTTTAAAAACGCCCGCATCCTGTGCTGTGGCCAAACGCTGATGACTTTGTAATGACCACTCATCCATTTGCCGGCGTGTAATACCAAATCGATGGGCAATGATTTCTGCGGTTTGCCCCATGGATAAACCTACAATCGGATCGGTTAATCCGCGTAATAAAGCAATAATGGGTGT
This is a stretch of genomic DNA from Candidatus Rickettsiella viridis. It encodes these proteins:
- a CDS encoding omptin family outer membrane protease — translated: MKLITLFLTIAAAFWSTVSNASPSYQDENLFSDNLSLNVALGWLAGRANEYVYGEDGRKLSQLDWEIKNTPIIKGSISWDVSAWLTFEANGWMTLGPRNSTMNDFDWENPKQTHWTRWSYSPKTPLNYANEFNINSYIWLLKNNSFKVAGVIGYQQAQFHWTTIGGYYDYRRQCINEGGNNCQAAEGNFPLTPGIDYKQEFSVPYIGSKIQYKYNNWEFNTLLKYSPWVLAKDHDEHYRRQLSFREKTHNSEYYSVSANIAYYMTPQLKFFSEGIWNKYTQGRGAAQMTNNENRSSLYLGGDVAGIENKSYQITLGIAYQF
- a CDS encoding 3-hydroxyacyl-CoA dehydrogenase NAD-binding domain-containing protein; its protein translation is MMEKNTQHWRLEQKENITWLYFDKKNSAVNTIDKNVLVELAGLLTDIAEDKSIHGLIITSGKPNSFIVGADIQTISFLTSEKEVFDFIRQGQLVFDQLAALKIPTVVLIKGFCLGGGLELALACRYRIAIDNPQTRFGLPEVRLGIHPGWGGTVRLPRLLGAVNALQLMLTGKMLSAQAAAKVGLVDCVVPERHAEVAALYYAHLQKRSAGFSWKNLSNLAWVRNGIASIFHRGLVAKVNPQHYPAPYQMLAHWRKVGVSDKAFLDEAESLSQLAMTPTARHLIHIYFLRERLSRLGKKYTGTFKHVHVVGAGTMGGDIAAWCALQGIFVTLQDREPKYLAPAIGRAYTLFKKRLKKPRAIQMAMDRLFPDVAGYGIRRADLVIEAVFEDLTVKQNLFRQLEAQVKPDTILATNTSSIVLEDIQQGLKQPERLIGLHFFNPVAKMPLVEVVQSKINAPEVIQKALAFVHQINRLPLPVKSSPGFLVNRLLMPYLLHAVLLLEKGIPAPVIDKAALDFGMPMGPLELADTVGLDICLAVAKILHQALQTPLPEGLEKMVASKRLGKKTKQGFYRYNKKGQAIKEKIPDDYKVAENLIDRMIDPMIEEAKKCLQEHVVEDIDLLDAGMVFGTGFAPFRGGLMQYAKENMKLKTNAVVE
- a CDS encoding acetyl-CoA C-acetyltransferase; translated protein: MQSNVRSSFARPVYIVDGMRTPWLKVRGEPGKFSASDLAIQASRYLLARQAFIPEQLGEVVTGCVMSSPDETNISRVIALRLGCGKSVPAYTVQRNCASGLQALDSAALDIACGRYDLVLAGGTEAMSQAPLLFKPEMSTFLAHWNSAKSFAVRLRVLSQFRLNYVTPIIALLRGLTDPIVGLSMGQTAEIIAHRFGITRRQMDEWSLQSHQRLATAQDAGVFKDEINAIYDEDNHYYAYDNGLRRDSSLEKLSSLKPFFDKPFGLVTPGNSSQVTDGAAFLILASEKAVQQYRLPILARIVDVAWAAVDPSEMGLGPVHAVSILLKKQQLAFNAINFWEINEAFAGQVLACLAAWKDSEYCKTELGLSQALGELDPSTINIDGGAIAMGHPVGASGARIVLHLAHILKRKQARLGIATLCIGGGQGGALLLENVASAKGAA